One window of Myxocyprinus asiaticus isolate MX2 ecotype Aquarium Trade chromosome 6, UBuf_Myxa_2, whole genome shotgun sequence genomic DNA carries:
- the tmub1 gene encoding transmembrane and ubiquitin-like domain-containing protein 1, which produces MALIEGVGDEVTLLFGVVFLVLVLVLAWASTHTVEPPEHLLSPSPGTAPSTETDSQEPLPPGNTDSSPGGVSENEKSEPGTEAGAEGQTSDDSRTGGGEEGLLEEAGIGRDGFRHRETAGPSSQPSASAPSATQPLAEDASNDTQRNMVLRLKFLNDTERTAQVNPEDTIGYLKRTYFAGQEHQVRLIYQGQLLHDDAQTLASLNLADNSVLHCHISQHATRAMPAGARAADQVHVALNVGSLMVPMFVLMLSVLWYFQIQYRQFFTAPATASLVGITIFFSFVAFGVYRR; this is translated from the exons ATGGCTCTAATAGAGGGGGTGGGTGATGAGGTCACCCTGCTCTTTGGAGTAGTGTTCCTGGTGCTCGTCCTGGTTCTGGCCTGGGCCTCCACTCACACTGTTGAACCCCCTGAACACCTCCTCTCACCTAGCCCAGGGACCGCCCCCTCCACAGAGACTGACAGCCAGGAGCCACTCCCCCCGGGTAACACGGACTCGTCGCCCGGTGGCGTCAGTGAGAATGAAAAGAGTGAGCCTGGAACAGAAGCGGGAGCAGAGGGACAGACCTCAGATGATAGTAGGACTGGAGGAGGTGAGGAAGGCCTCTTGGAGGAAGCAGGAATTGGGAGGGATGGGTTTAGACATCGAGAGACAGCAGGACCCTCGTCTCAGCCTTCAGCCAGTGCACCAAGTGCCACACAGCCTTTGGCTGAAGATGCATCGAACGACACCCAAAGAAACATGGTGCTCAGGCTGAAGTTCTTGAATGATACAGAGAGGACAGCGCAAGTGAATCCTGAAGACACGATTGGATACCTTAAAAG GACTTACTTTGCTGGACAGGAGCATCAGGTACGTCTTATTTACCAGGGTCAGCTCCTTCATGATGACGCCCAGACGCTGGCCTCTCTCAATCTGGCTGACAACAGTGTTTTGCACTGCCACATCTCACAGCACGCCACGCGGGCAATGCCTGCAGGGGCACGGGCTGCCGATCAGGTGCATGTGGCACTCAACGTGGGCAGCCTCATGGTGCCTATGTTTGTGCTTATGCTCTCTGTGCTCTGGTACTTCCAGATCCAGTACCGCCAGTTTTTCACTGCACCTGCCACTGCCTCACTTGTGGGCATCACCATCTTCTTTAGTTTCGTTGCATTTGGGGTATACCGCCGTTGA